One window of the Ictidomys tridecemlineatus isolate mIctTri1 chromosome 11, mIctTri1.hap1, whole genome shotgun sequence genome contains the following:
- the LOC101971379 gene encoding olfactory receptor 10J1, with translation MKKENCTVVSEFVFQGFSSFHEHQLTLFVVFLSLYLLTLAGNVIIVTIISIDRHLHTPMYFFLSMLSTSETVYTLVIVPRMLSSLRGLSQPISLAGCATQMFFFITLAINNCFLLTAMGYDRYVAICNPLRYTVIMNKRVCAQLVWGACSIGLLVAVIQISSVFRLPFCDREVAHYFCDIRPVMKLSCADTTLHDILNFIISSLVIVVPMGLVFISYILIISTILKIASAEGRKKAFATCASHLTVVIVHYGCASIAYLKPKSENTRDQDQLISVTYTVFTPLLNPVVYTLRNKEVKDALRRAVGKKPPA, from the coding sequence ATGAAGAAGGAAAACTGCACAGTGGTGAGTGAGTTTGTTTTCCAGGGTTTCTCAAGCTTCCACGAACACCAGCTTACCCTCTTTGTGGTGTTTCTTAGTTTGTACCTCTTAACCTTGGCTGGGAATGTCATCATTGTGACAATTATCAGCATCGATCGTCACCTTCACACACCTATGTACTTCTTTCTCAGTATGCTTTCCACTTCAGAGACGGTGTACACACTGGTCATTGTTCCACGGATGCTCTCCAGCCTCAGAGGTCTGAGCCAGCCCATCTCCTTGGCTGGCTGTGCCACCCAGATGTTCTTTTTTATCACTTTGGCcatcaacaactgctttctgctcACAGCCATGGGGTATGACCGCTATGTAGCCATCTGCAATCCCTTGAGGTACACGGTCATCATGAACAAGAGGGTATGTGCCCAGCTGGTATGGGGAGCCTGCAGCATTGGGCTGCTTGTGGCTGTCATTCAGATTTCATCTGTGTTCAGGCTGCCTTTTTGTGATAGAGAGGTGGCCCATTATTTCTGTGACATCCGCCCAGTTATGAAACTCTCCTGTGCGGACACCACCCTACATGACATACTTAATTTTATCATCAGTTCACTGGTTATTGTGGTGCCCATGGGCTTGGTCTTCATCTCTTACATTCTCATCATTTCTACCATCCTCAAGATTGCCTCTGCCGAAGGACGGAAGAAAGCTTTTGCAACGTGTGCCTCCCACCTCACGGTGGTCATCGTCCACTATGGCTGTGCCTCCATCGCCTACCTCAAGCCCAAGTCAGAGAACACCAGGGATCAGGACCAGCTGATCTCTGTGACCTACACTGTTTTTACTCCACTCCTCAATCCGGTGGTGTATACTTTAAGGAATAAAGAGGTCAAGGATGCCCTTCGCCGGGCTGTTGGCAAAAAACCTCCTGCCTAG